CAATGCGATCCACACGATGTCGACGAAGTGCCAGTAGTAGGACACGACGATCGCGGAGGTCGCCTGGGCCGGAGTGAACTTACTCATCCGGGTGCGAATCAGCAGATAGACGAAGGCGACCAGACCGCCGATGACGTGCAGGCCGTGGAAGCCGGTGGCCAAGTAGAAGGTTGAGCCGTACGAGCTACTCGCGATCGTGGTGCCCTCGTGCACGAGGTTCATGTATTCGTAGCCCTGGCCGAGGACGAAGAAGGTGCCCATGATGAGGGTGATGACGTACCAGCGGCGCAGCCCGAAGACGTCCCCGCGTTCTGCGGCGAACACACCCATCTGACAGGTGAAGGACGACGCGACCAGCACCGCGGTGACGGGGATGGCAAGCCCGAGGTTCAGCTCGGTGGGCTCCGGTGGCCAGTTACCGCCGGACTGGGCCCGCGCGGTGAAGTAGAAGGCAAAGAGCCCAGCAAAGAACATCAATTCACTGGAAAGCCACACAATGGTGCCAACACTCACCATATTGGGCCGGTTCAGTGAATGAACCCGCTGGGTAATGGCGGTTCCCGCCGGCGATCCTGGGGCTGCTGCGGTCGTCACGTCGTAAGTATGACGCTTTGTAGTTGTCGAGAGCCACCCGGGTCCGACATTGATTTGTGACCGACTCTCCACAGCATGCGTGGCCTCTGGAGAGAGCGGTATCGATGACCTGCGCCCGGCGTGTCGCGGCAGGCTCCGAAGGCATTTAGTCCTTTGTTGTCACCGCCGTGTCCATGGGAC
The nucleotide sequence above comes from Mycobacteroides saopaulense. Encoded proteins:
- the ctaE gene encoding aa3-type cytochrome oxidase subunit III, whose product is MTTAAAPGSPAGTAITQRVHSLNRPNMVSVGTIVWLSSELMFFAGLFAFYFTARAQSGGNWPPEPTELNLGLAIPVTAVLVASSFTCQMGVFAAERGDVFGLRRWYVITLIMGTFFVLGQGYEYMNLVHEGTTIASSSYGSTFYLATGFHGLHVIGGLVAFVYLLIRTRMSKFTPAQATSAIVVSYYWHFVDIVWIALFATIYFVR